The following coding sequences lie in one Rutidosis leptorrhynchoides isolate AG116_Rl617_1_P2 chromosome 4, CSIRO_AGI_Rlap_v1, whole genome shotgun sequence genomic window:
- the LOC139845193 gene encoding fe(2+) transport protein 1-like yields the protein MAKLHFIIFVIVLLTTTITPPCAGTNPTEQPPNTVPEECQLSTGGPCHNKTKSLKLKIVAIGVILLASMMGVTLPLLSRSVPALQPDTKLFVLVKAFASGVILATGYMHVLPDSFECLTSKCLPENPWSKFPFTTFIAMLSAVITLMIDSYAMSGYKKYCKPDPELKISGHCHGDGSSGPEDPASQLRRYRVVAQVLELGIVVHSVVIGLSMGASDNLCTIKPLVAALCFHQFFEGMGLGGCILQANYEMKMKAALVFFFSVTTPFGIAVGIGLSNVYRENSPTALIVVGVLNAVSAGLLNYMALVDLLASDFMGKKLQDEMKLQAFAYVAVFLGAGGMSVMAIWA from the exons atggcTAAACTCCATTTCATCATCTTCGTTATTGTTCTACTAACCACCACCATCACACCACCGTGTGCCGGAACTAACCCCACCGAACAACCACCCAACACCGTCCCGGAAGAATGCCAGCTGTCCACCGGTGGTCCATGCCATAACAAAACCAAATCTTTAAAGCTTAAAATAGTTGCAATTGGTGTTATACTATTAGCTAGTATGATGGGTGTCACTCTTCCTTTACTTTCACGATCCGTACCCGCTTTACAACCCGATACGAAGCTATTTGTTTTGGTTAAAGCGTTTGCTTCAGGTGTGATTCTTGCAACCGGATACATGCATGTATTACCCGATTCATTTGAATGTTTGACATCCAAATGTTTGCCTGAAAACCCATGGAGTAAGTTCCCATTTACAACGTTTATCGCCATGTTATCTGCTGTAATTACATTAATGATCGATTCGTATGCAATGAGCGGGTACAAGAAATACTGTAAACCCGATCCAGAATTGAAAATTTCGGGTCATTGTCATGGTGATGGTTCTTCTGGGCCAGAGGACCCGGCATCACAGTTGAGACGCTACCGTGTAGTTGCTCAG GTATTAGAACTAGGGATAGTTGTACATTCGGTTGTGATTGGGCTATCGATGGGTGCATCAGATAATCTATGCACCATAAAACCTCTTGTGGCTGCATTATGTTTTCATCAATTTTTCGAGGGTATGGGACTCGGTGGTTGCATTCTTCAG GCGAACTATGAAATGAAGATGAAAGCAGCATTGGTGTTTTTCTTTTCGGTGACAACACCCTTCGGGATAGCAGTTGGGATCGGGTTGTCAAATGTGTACCGTGAAAATAGTCCAACGGCGTTGATAGTGGTCGGAGTGCTAAATGCAGTTTCAGCAGGGCTGCTAAATTACATGGCGCTGGTGGATCTATTGGCATCAGATTTCATGGGGAAAAAGCTTCAAGATGAAATGAAACTTCAAGCATTTGCATATGTTGCTGTATTTTTAGGAGCTGGAGGCATGTCAGTGATGGCAATTTGGGCATAG